Proteins encoded within one genomic window of Castellaniella sp.:
- a CDS encoding GMC family oxidoreductase, with product MADYDCEVCVVGTGAGGGILAYTLAQAGVNVISLEQGAALPDDQFTRITPPDGGDALGIGPNTVWPSDPHDGLFIHPLFADGQHGSTARQSGQFQHFQILALNGLQNLWNGVSVRFSPQDLAPWPIDYSVLEPHYGAVEELITVCGTCENIPELPDGCFIPPKPLRPADQMIVDAVRSLGEPHSHAIPNRKAINTIKGTPHSCISSGICTSGCPVGAVYKFSVRLLPQIAQRPNYQLRTQAKVLRLVADADGKHVSAVEYLDTETGQRHRVRARYVVLAAGAIESPRILFNSATPDHPQGMANQEDQLGRRLQDNPKVVLSTSLYKLWGKRRDYDIGYGDHLILMSRGLLPDGSEFPFIGHAIHGLPTTPHYLTFMRHLGAGLKDNRARAMFHSYMTLGLFCAGEPLADNRVMPGDTQDMWGVPQLAINFSIPPQAHRQMDAMMAWGHKVLRRSSATLLHTTRDNSGTGIHYAGTTAMSDTARDGVVDADLKAHGLDNLYVCDGGVVPILPDKHLTLTIMALAHRLGGHLAQRLQAT from the coding sequence ATGGCTGATTACGATTGTGAAGTCTGCGTGGTGGGTACGGGGGCCGGTGGCGGCATCCTGGCGTACACCCTGGCTCAAGCCGGGGTCAACGTGATCTCTTTGGAACAAGGCGCTGCGTTGCCGGATGACCAGTTCACACGCATCACGCCGCCGGATGGCGGGGATGCCCTGGGCATAGGGCCGAACACCGTCTGGCCCAGTGACCCGCATGATGGCCTGTTCATCCATCCCTTGTTTGCCGATGGGCAGCATGGGTCTACTGCGCGGCAATCTGGGCAGTTCCAGCATTTTCAGATTCTGGCGCTCAATGGTCTGCAGAATCTCTGGAATGGCGTCAGCGTGCGGTTCTCGCCTCAGGATCTTGCACCCTGGCCGATTGATTACTCCGTGTTGGAACCACATTACGGTGCAGTAGAAGAATTGATTACCGTGTGTGGCACTTGTGAAAATATCCCCGAATTGCCGGATGGCTGCTTTATTCCGCCCAAGCCCCTGCGCCCGGCAGACCAGATGATCGTCGACGCTGTGCGTTCTTTGGGCGAGCCGCATTCGCATGCCATTCCCAATCGCAAGGCCATCAATACGATTAAAGGCACGCCGCATAGCTGTATTTCCAGCGGGATATGTACGTCGGGCTGCCCGGTTGGCGCAGTTTATAAGTTTTCAGTGCGTTTGCTGCCGCAGATTGCGCAGCGTCCCAACTATCAATTGCGTACCCAGGCCAAGGTCTTGCGCCTGGTGGCGGATGCCGATGGCAAGCATGTTTCTGCAGTCGAGTATCTGGATACCGAAACAGGCCAGCGCCATCGAGTCCGGGCGCGGTATGTGGTGCTGGCTGCGGGGGCCATCGAATCCCCCAGGATTTTGTTCAATTCGGCCACGCCCGATCACCCGCAAGGGATGGCCAATCAGGAAGACCAACTGGGACGGCGCCTGCAGGACAACCCCAAGGTCGTCCTGTCCACGTCTTTATATAAGCTCTGGGGCAAACGCCGCGATTACGATATCGGCTATGGGGATCACTTGATCTTGATGTCCCGGGGGCTGTTGCCCGATGGCTCTGAGTTTCCTTTTATCGGTCATGCCATTCATGGACTGCCTACGACACCGCATTATCTGACCTTTATGCGTCATCTGGGGGCCGGGTTAAAGGACAACCGCGCACGCGCCATGTTTCATAGTTACATGACACTGGGTTTGTTCTGTGCCGGCGAACCCCTGGCGGATAATCGTGTCATGCCGGGGGACACCCAGGACATGTGGGGTGTGCCGCAACTGGCCATCAATTTTTCGATTCCGCCACAGGCCCATCGGCAGATGGATGCCATGATGGCCTGGGGGCACAAGGTCTTGCGCCGTTCTTCGGCCACTTTGTTGCATACCACACGGGACAATAGCGGCACGGGCATCCATTATGCCGGCACGACAGCCATGTCGGATACGGCACGCGATGGTGTTGTCGATGCCGACCTGAAGGCGCATGGGTTGGACAATCTCTATGTCTGTGATGGGGGGGTGGTGCCCATCCTGCCTGATAAACATCTGACGCTGACCATCATGGCACTGGCGCACCGACTGGGGGGGCATCTTGCGCAGCGGCTGCAGGCAACGTGA
- a CDS encoding TRAP transporter small permease yields MSADSELPNLDLDGPGLRRFACVVAWLSRLALGLASALIIIDLLLIGAAVLLRYVFSTALLGSDELVGFSVTALVMLAAPDVLRRNGHIGVDMLVGCLSPRMARWAAAWSCLSVLLVAGGLIVNGWKAVALAHMIGQLTEGQLEIPIWALQLFLPVGGVLLGLVALELLWRVLTVSAQRPAPSTLTGVA; encoded by the coding sequence ATGAGTGCAGATTCCGAATTGCCCAATCTCGATCTTGACGGCCCCGGCCTGCGCCGCTTTGCGTGCGTGGTGGCTTGGCTCAGTCGGCTGGCCCTGGGGCTGGCGTCGGCGCTGATCATCATTGACCTGCTGTTGATTGGTGCAGCGGTGCTGCTGCGTTATGTATTTTCCACGGCCTTGCTGGGCAGTGACGAATTGGTCGGTTTTTCCGTCACGGCCCTGGTCATGCTGGCTGCCCCGGATGTGTTGCGGCGCAATGGACACATCGGGGTGGACATGCTGGTGGGCTGTTTGTCGCCACGCATGGCGCGCTGGGCTGCCGCCTGGTCTTGCCTGTCGGTGCTGCTGGTGGCGGGGGGGCTGATCGTCAATGGCTGGAAGGCCGTTGCCCTGGCCCACATGATCGGGCAACTGACGGAAGGCCAACTGGAAATCCCCATCTGGGCCTTGCAGCTGTTCCTGCCCGTGGGCGGGGTATTGCTGGGGTTGGTGGCGTTGGAACTGCTGTGGCGCGTCTTAACGGTGTCGGCTCAGCGTCCTGCGCCCTCTACGCTGACAGGTGTCGCATGA
- the dctP gene encoding TRAP transporter substrate-binding protein DctP: MKLTSRLLSVALAVALPMGLAQAADYTMRVSHQFPPSHPSAQRMEQFAKDVAQETSNKVEVQLFGAAQLYRPAQHHAAVAGGEIESALILSIQWGGSLPEIAVTQIPYLMSAPAQQKAFLGSKAAQLLDQKMLEKGVRNISWMVDTNDLMFTSSTQLLDEPSKFEGVKMRGLNRLFDAGLIAMGAVPVAMAGSEVYQALQTKVVDAAVTATKAAYSRKYYEVQQFGAASPIVLVYDNLVVNPAWWDGLPEDVRGGITRAADKAAQESIITDENINPEELAQLNQAGMQAVALSPQQIAAFKSAMQPAVLESFLNSTRGKGQELIDLIKAM, encoded by the coding sequence ATGAAATTGACTTCCCGACTGTTATCCGTGGCTTTGGCCGTGGCCTTGCCCATGGGCTTGGCTCAGGCAGCTGATTACACCATGCGTGTCAGCCATCAGTTTCCACCCTCCCACCCCAGTGCACAGCGCATGGAGCAATTCGCCAAGGATGTGGCTCAGGAAACCAGCAACAAGGTCGAAGTCCAGCTGTTTGGCGCTGCCCAGCTGTATCGTCCGGCCCAGCATCATGCCGCCGTGGCAGGTGGAGAGATCGAATCTGCCCTGATCCTGTCCATCCAATGGGGTGGCAGCTTGCCCGAAATCGCCGTGACGCAGATTCCCTATCTGATGAGTGCGCCCGCCCAGCAAAAGGCTTTCCTGGGGTCCAAGGCAGCACAGCTGCTGGATCAGAAGATGCTGGAAAAAGGGGTGCGCAACATCAGCTGGATGGTGGACACCAATGACCTGATGTTTACGTCATCCACGCAGTTGCTGGACGAGCCATCCAAGTTCGAAGGCGTCAAGATGCGCGGCTTGAACCGCTTGTTTGATGCGGGCCTGATCGCCATGGGGGCAGTGCCGGTCGCGATGGCGGGTTCAGAGGTCTACCAGGCCTTGCAGACCAAAGTTGTCGATGCCGCCGTGACGGCCACCAAGGCGGCCTATTCGCGCAAATACTATGAAGTACAGCAATTCGGTGCGGCTTCGCCCATCGTGCTGGTCTATGACAATCTGGTGGTCAACCCCGCCTGGTGGGATGGTCTGCCAGAGGACGTGCGCGGCGGCATTACCCGTGCGGCGGATAAGGCTGCCCAGGAATCCATCATTACCGACGAGAACATCAATCCCGAGGAACTGGCCCAGCTGAATCAGGCCGGGATGCAGGCCGTGGCCTTGAGCCCGCAGCAAATAGCAGCCTTTAAAAGCGCCATGCAGCCTGCGGTGCTGGAATCGTTCCTGAACTCCACGCGCGGCAAGGGTCAGGAACTGATCGATCTGATCAAGGCCATGTAA
- a CDS encoding sugar porter family MFS transporter: MIYFVAAVVGLTGILFGFDEGVIAGALGYLRHTFDISPGNEGLMTAAVPLGALFGAAVAGRAADRFGRRSSLLGAALLFMLGAVAASLITAVWMLSIARLVLGFAVGVAALVAPLYIAESAPAKQRGMLVSIYQLAVTLGILGAYITNFVLDDNWRLMFFLGAVPGLGLFIGMLFLTDTPRWLAGSRGRDAAGHALARLRGLPVSGPQVQAELAQIMVSDQTAEGQQTTGWGELLAQHVRPALVVGVGLFALQQFSGINAVIYYAPTVFQEVGFDSHGTQIMATIGIGVVNVLMTLVGMALIDRIGRKPLLYIGFLGAALSLSMIALGAWTEIPWLDVVAVLGLVIYIAAFAASLGPLPYVMMSEVYPRHIRALGMSVATLANWGLNFVVVFSFPVLVSTIGLGGVFAFYALVCFAGLFFTRRYVPETNGVPLEAIEAHLASGQALRLLRPSLTAQPPSPQAVQDSLALTREQAGQLIHALIQLSPYRQDLQPLADKITLLAYDNHQVRVALYALWQRQGAAVGSHRALGAQKTVLMMFLEHIRYASPVFLTSVGEGPATKGALHG; this comes from the coding sequence ATGATTTATTTTGTTGCTGCCGTCGTCGGCCTGACCGGCATTTTGTTTGGTTTTGATGAAGGCGTGATTGCTGGTGCCCTGGGCTACCTGCGTCATACCTTTGATATCTCTCCGGGCAATGAAGGGCTGATGACTGCCGCTGTTCCCCTGGGGGCCTTGTTTGGTGCCGCAGTGGCCGGGCGGGCAGCCGATCGCTTTGGGCGGCGCAGTTCGCTGCTGGGGGCCGCCTTGTTGTTCATGCTGGGGGCAGTCGCCGCCAGTTTGATTACTGCCGTCTGGATGCTGAGTATCGCCCGTTTGGTGCTGGGGTTTGCCGTGGGTGTTGCGGCACTGGTGGCCCCCTTGTATATCGCTGAAAGCGCACCGGCCAAGCAGCGGGGCATGCTGGTTTCGATCTACCAGTTGGCAGTCACCTTGGGCATACTCGGGGCCTACATCACTAACTTTGTCTTGGATGACAATTGGCGCTTGATGTTTTTCCTGGGCGCCGTTCCCGGCCTGGGTTTGTTCATCGGGATGCTGTTTTTGACGGATACGCCGCGTTGGCTGGCGGGCAGCCGAGGCCGTGATGCGGCGGGCCATGCCTTGGCGCGTTTGCGTGGATTACCGGTTTCTGGCCCCCAGGTTCAGGCTGAGCTGGCCCAGATCATGGTATCCGACCAAACGGCAGAAGGACAGCAAACCACGGGCTGGGGTGAGCTTCTCGCCCAGCATGTGCGACCCGCGCTGGTGGTTGGGGTGGGGCTTTTTGCCTTGCAGCAGTTCAGCGGCATCAATGCCGTCATCTACTACGCGCCCACGGTATTCCAGGAAGTCGGTTTTGATTCTCATGGTACCCAGATCATGGCCACGATCGGTATTGGCGTCGTGAATGTCTTGATGACGTTGGTGGGGATGGCCCTGATTGACCGGATCGGACGAAAGCCGCTGCTATATATCGGGTTTTTAGGGGCAGCCCTCAGCTTAAGCATGATCGCCTTGGGCGCCTGGACAGAGATCCCCTGGTTGGATGTCGTGGCGGTGCTGGGTTTGGTGATTTACATTGCTGCGTTTGCCGCCAGCCTGGGGCCTTTGCCCTATGTCATGATGTCCGAGGTCTATCCCCGACACATTCGCGCCCTGGGCATGAGCGTCGCCACACTGGCTAACTGGGGCCTGAATTTTGTCGTGGTCTTTTCGTTTCCGGTACTCGTGTCCACGATTGGTCTGGGTGGGGTATTTGCGTTCTACGCGCTGGTGTGTTTTGCCGGTTTGTTTTTTACGCGGCGCTATGTACCCGAGACCAACGGCGTTCCGTTAGAGGCCATCGAAGCCCACCTGGCGTCAGGACAGGCGCTGCGCTTGTTGCGCCCCAGTCTGACGGCGCAGCCGCCCAGTCCCCAGGCGGTCCAGGACAGTCTGGCACTGACCCGTGAGCAGGCTGGGCAATTGATTCATGCCCTGATTCAATTGAGCCCCTATCGTCAGGATTTACAGCCGTTGGCCGATAAGATCACGCTGCTGGCGTATGACAATCATCAGGTCCGCGTAGCGCTGTATGCCCTCTGGCAGCGCCAGGGTGCAGCAGTCGGCAGCCACCGCGCACTGGGCGCCCAGAAAACTGTTCTGATGATGTTTCTGGAGCACATACGCTATGCCTCGCCGGTTTTTTTGACCTCTGTGGGCGAAGGCCCCGCCACCAAGGGGGCCCTTCATGGCTGA
- a CDS encoding CoA transferase, producing the protein MDETFAPLAGLRVIEMSHMIMGPSCGMFLGFLGAEVIKIEPPGGDKTRNLGGMGRPMFPLCNRGKLSVQLDLKSQAGQDALHRLLAGADIFVENFRDGSLQSVGADPAQLRTRYPQLIIASCKGFLSGPYQQRTALDETVQMMTGLAYMTGPRGRPLRVGSSANDIMGGLFAAFSVLAALLERQHTRQGRALRTGLFENCLLLVAQHMVQYELEGENPPPMPEREFSWPIYDIFNDVHDKPYFLGVVTEGHWHAMCLELNLQVFLHDTRLKTRMDRIRARQWTIPLVAEKIAGIDMSILGPRLESLGIPFAPVARPCDMYDDPHVMRPGGLLQSHCADGSSFRAPALPFEVDGRLLDAAGDVAAPGRDTDQVLSALGLSAADIAQARGCVA; encoded by the coding sequence ATGGACGAGACATTTGCACCGCTGGCCGGCCTACGGGTTATCGAAATGAGTCACATGATCATGGGGCCGTCGTGCGGCATGTTCCTGGGCTTTCTGGGTGCCGAGGTCATCAAGATCGAACCGCCCGGCGGGGACAAGACCCGCAACCTGGGGGGCATGGGACGGCCCATGTTTCCACTGTGCAATCGTGGCAAGCTCAGTGTGCAACTGGATCTGAAGTCCCAGGCCGGGCAGGATGCCTTGCATCGCCTGCTGGCGGGCGCCGATATTTTTGTCGAGAATTTCCGGGATGGCTCTCTGCAGTCTGTGGGGGCCGACCCGGCCCAGTTGCGCACGCGCTATCCCCAGTTGATCATTGCTTCCTGCAAGGGTTTTTTATCCGGCCCTTACCAGCAGCGCACCGCACTGGATGAGACAGTACAGATGATGACTGGCCTGGCCTACATGACGGGCCCCCGCGGGCGCCCCCTGCGGGTGGGCTCATCGGCCAATGACATCATGGGTGGATTGTTCGCGGCATTTTCTGTGCTGGCGGCTCTGCTGGAGCGTCAGCACACCCGCCAGGGACGCGCCCTGCGCACAGGCCTGTTCGAGAACTGCCTGCTGCTGGTGGCGCAGCATATGGTCCAGTACGAACTAGAGGGCGAAAACCCGCCGCCCATGCCGGAACGCGAATTCTCCTGGCCGATCTACGATATTTTCAATGATGTGCACGATAAGCCGTATTTTCTCGGCGTCGTCACCGAAGGCCATTGGCATGCCATGTGCCTGGAACTGAACTTGCAGGTTTTCCTGCACGATACGCGCCTGAAGACCCGAATGGATCGCATTCGGGCTCGCCAGTGGACGATTCCGCTGGTGGCCGAAAAAATTGCCGGCATCGACATGAGCATTCTGGGACCCAGACTGGAATCCTTGGGTATCCCGTTTGCGCCGGTGGCCCGGCCCTGCGATATGTATGATGACCCTCACGTTATGCGTCCCGGCGGCTTGCTGCAGTCGCATTGTGCCGATGGTTCTTCGTTTCGGGCCCCGGCCCTGCCGTTTGAAGTCGATGGCCGACTGCTGGATGCCGCAGGTGACGTGGCTGCGCCTGGTCGGGACACCGATCAGGTATTGTCGGCCCTGGGGCTGAGTGCTGCTGATATTGCCCAGGCGCGTGGATGCGTGGCCTGA
- a CDS encoding LysR family transcriptional regulator — protein sequence MDTRQLQAFIAIYESGGISRAAEQARTAPSVLSHHLANLQAQFSNPLFVRHPRGLLPTEYGKRLYLHATQIVQAMERAHEDLENMAGDVRGRVVIGMAYTALTSVGRHLMRIVLQQHPGITLVLTETLSGSTVNQMMDAQVDLALAYNPAQDSRIHATALLEERMLCIGKKQVIGNTTKPITVKALLDLPFVLLRRGTLGRSVMDDQNLQKQFESQARLQADSVQAVNLFVLEGHGCVIGSQSYLRDQLASGEVSCRPIIKPIMRRTLFLCEHRDKPASRAVELVRTLALQLVADEVRAGTWDCERILFGSDHGITLPAAAAQDAPPVGAPVP from the coding sequence ATGGACACGCGCCAGCTTCAGGCCTTTATTGCCATCTACGAATCGGGCGGCATTTCGCGCGCAGCCGAACAGGCCCGCACGGCACCGTCTGTACTCAGCCATCATCTGGCAAATCTGCAGGCTCAGTTTTCCAATCCCTTGTTTGTGCGCCACCCGCGCGGCCTGTTGCCCACGGAATATGGCAAACGTCTTTACCTGCATGCCACACAAATCGTGCAGGCCATGGAGCGCGCCCATGAAGACCTGGAAAACATGGCTGGCGATGTGCGCGGACGCGTGGTCATCGGCATGGCCTATACCGCCTTGACCTCGGTCGGACGGCATCTGATGCGCATCGTCCTGCAGCAACATCCGGGGATCACCCTGGTGCTGACCGAGACGCTGTCCGGCAGCACCGTCAACCAGATGATGGATGCCCAGGTAGACCTGGCCCTGGCCTATAACCCGGCACAGGATTCACGCATCCACGCGACCGCCCTGTTGGAGGAACGCATGCTGTGCATCGGCAAAAAGCAAGTAATCGGCAATACGACCAAGCCGATTACCGTCAAGGCGCTGCTGGATCTGCCCTTTGTGCTGCTGCGTCGCGGCACCCTGGGCCGCTCGGTCATGGACGACCAGAATCTGCAAAAGCAGTTCGAAAGCCAGGCCCGCCTGCAAGCTGATAGCGTCCAGGCGGTCAATCTGTTCGTCCTGGAAGGCCACGGTTGTGTAATCGGTTCGCAGTCCTATCTGCGCGACCAACTGGCCAGCGGCGAGGTGTCGTGCCGCCCCATCATCAAACCCATCATGCGCCGCACCTTGTTTTTATGCGAACACCGGGACAAGCCCGCCTCCCGGGCCGTCGAGTTGGTGCGTACCCTGGCGCTGCAATTGGTGGCCGATGAGGTGCGGGCAGGAACCTGGGACTGTGAGCGGATATTGTTTGGATCGGATCACGGAATCACGTTGCCTGCAGCCGCTGCGCAAGATGCCCCCCCAGTCGGTGCGCCAGTGCCATGA